One Vibrio taketomensis DNA window includes the following coding sequences:
- a CDS encoding tetratricopeptide repeat protein, which translates to MKLFLTLLILVSSIAHAQNSAFNELLEQAELNNPRAQYQLSQAYQNGKGVTQSSQDALYWLEQAANNRYQQAQLDLVEYYLSNQKNKNHFERGIYWLTKLALNGNDNAQYQLGMIYQSQPDALNASMLAKLWFQMAAETNPAAEAAYSSILQDEFNQQRVKRWLNLTI; encoded by the coding sequence ATGAAATTGTTTCTCACCCTACTCATTCTCGTTTCATCTATTGCCCACGCCCAAAACTCTGCATTTAATGAATTGCTCGAGCAAGCGGAACTCAATAACCCACGAGCCCAGTACCAACTATCCCAAGCTTACCAAAACGGTAAAGGGGTGACACAATCCTCCCAAGATGCCCTTTATTGGTTAGAGCAAGCGGCCAATAACCGCTATCAACAGGCGCAACTCGATTTGGTTGAGTATTACCTTTCGAATCAAAAAAACAAAAATCATTTCGAACGTGGCATCTATTGGCTCACCAAATTAGCCCTCAATGGCAATGATAACGCGCAGTATCAACTTGGCATGATTTATCAATCACAACCAGATGCGCTTAATGCAAGTATGCTGGCAAAACTTTGGTTTCAAATGGCTGCAGAGACAAATCCAGCAGCAGAAGCCGCTTATAGCAGTATTTTACAAGATGAATTTAACCAGCAACGAGTCAAACGTTGGCTGAATTTGACCATTTAA
- the maiA gene encoding maleylacetoacetate isomerase encodes MKLYGYWRSSAAYRVRIALNLKKIAYEYIAVDLLKDGGEQHSDDFHQINATELVPVLVDGDMRISQSLNIIDYLDDHYFPPQLTPVAGQDRYTAKEIAQDIAIDIHPLNNLRVQQYLISQEEFTEQDELDWVKHWIMVGFEALEEKLLRSSGAYCVGTQLTVADVCLVPQVYNALRFGVDLSFYPTIERLYHSLNEMSEFKLAAPENQPDAPTKKPPIE; translated from the coding sequence ATGAAGTTATATGGATATTGGCGCTCGTCTGCAGCGTACCGAGTGAGAATCGCACTCAACCTCAAAAAGATTGCTTACGAATATATCGCAGTCGATCTGCTCAAAGACGGCGGGGAGCAGCATAGTGACGATTTTCATCAAATCAATGCGACTGAGTTAGTGCCAGTATTGGTGGATGGGGATATGCGCATTAGCCAGTCTCTCAATATTATTGATTACCTAGATGATCACTATTTCCCTCCACAATTGACACCTGTTGCGGGTCAAGATCGCTATACCGCAAAAGAGATTGCACAAGATATCGCAATCGATATTCACCCGCTCAACAACTTACGAGTACAGCAGTATTTGATTAGCCAAGAAGAGTTTACCGAACAAGATGAGCTTGATTGGGTCAAACATTGGATCATGGTCGGCTTTGAAGCGCTTGAAGAAAAACTGTTGAGAAGTTCAGGGGCCTATTGCGTCGGCACACAACTTACCGTTGCAGATGTTTGTTTAGTGCCTCAGGTTTATAACGCACTGCGATTTGGTGTCGATTTGAGTTTTTATCCAACAATTGAGCGGCTTTACCACTCGTTGAATGAAATGAGCGAGTTCAAGCTGGCAGCCCCAGAAAATCAGCCCGATGCCCCAACAAAAAAACCACCTATTGAATAG
- a CDS encoding FAD-binding and (Fe-S)-binding domain-containing protein, with the protein MLPRLHSHQDIDHVVLSFLEELKNAGFSGDIETQYSSRLAVATDNSVYQLLPQAVIHPRTTQDVSLIGKISVKPVYERVKFSPRGGGTGTNGQSLTPGVVVDLSRHMNKVLEINEKEGWVRVQTGVVKDQLNDAVRPYGYFFSPDLSTSNRATIGGMINTDASGQGSLKYGKTSNHVLSLQAVFADGSLLESDLSKGLPEQESYAERALQVTEQVCRGKRAQIVAKFPPLNRFLTGYDLKNAVSEADDSFDITRVLCGAEGSLAFITEAKLNLTKIPKARTLVNVKYNSFDSALRNAAFMVEANALSVETVDSKVLNLAKEDIIWHTVSDLLADVPGKEMLGINMVEFAGENSEEIEQQVASLTARLDQMLANEEAGIIGYQVCNDLASIGKIYNMRKKAVGLLGAAKGRAKPVAFAEDTCVPPENLADFIAEFRQLLDAKQLKYGMFGHVDAGVLHVRPALDLCDPHQERMMQEISDQVVKLVAKYGGLMWGEHGKGFRSEYGPEFFGEELFTELRRVKSAFDPHNKMNPGKICTPLESGDQLVKVSDTKRGFYDRQIAVEVRDSFKQAMECNGNGLCFNYDTASPMCPSMKVTADRRHSPKGRAGLVREWLRQLTEQGIDILDLEQQALKTASVKTMLDRVRNSFNKKHEYDFSHEVYEAMNGCLACKACASQCPIKVDVPSFRARFLNIYYSRYQRPFKDYLVANIESMLPKMALAPQLVNGVLKQKWVQDLTAATVGYVDAPLLSIPTLAKRTKQLKPFDMQALAAMSQEDKANHVLIVQDPFTSYYDADVVEDFIKLLIKIDKTPVLLPFKPNGKAQHIKGFLAQFAKSATTTSVFLQQVADLGIPMVGVDPALVLCYRDEYNEILGDKRGEFDVLTVHEWLLPRLNEFSARETGGEPWYLLAHCTEKTKLPNAEKEWGTIFTHFGAQLNSVAVGCCGMAGTFGHEVDKLQISKDVYALSWKPRLEELPAERCLVTGYSCRSQVKRFEHVKTKHPLQALLEVL; encoded by the coding sequence ATGTTACCAAGACTTCATTCTCATCAAGACATCGATCATGTTGTACTGAGTTTTTTAGAGGAACTAAAAAACGCAGGCTTTAGCGGGGATATTGAAACCCAATATTCGAGCCGCCTTGCCGTAGCAACGGACAACAGTGTTTATCAATTATTACCGCAAGCGGTTATTCACCCTCGAACCACACAAGACGTCTCTCTGATTGGTAAAATCAGCGTCAAGCCGGTTTATGAACGGGTGAAGTTCTCACCTCGCGGTGGTGGTACGGGCACTAATGGTCAATCGCTAACACCGGGTGTGGTGGTAGATCTATCCCGCCATATGAACAAGGTGCTTGAGATCAATGAAAAAGAGGGTTGGGTACGTGTGCAAACTGGGGTGGTCAAAGACCAACTCAACGACGCAGTACGCCCTTATGGCTATTTCTTTTCTCCGGATCTTTCTACCAGTAACCGAGCGACCATTGGTGGCATGATTAACACAGACGCGTCTGGGCAAGGTTCACTAAAATACGGTAAAACCTCGAATCACGTCCTGTCATTACAGGCTGTTTTTGCTGATGGCTCATTGTTGGAATCGGATCTCTCCAAAGGTTTACCAGAGCAAGAGTCATACGCTGAAAGGGCGTTGCAGGTTACGGAACAGGTATGCCGTGGAAAACGAGCGCAGATTGTTGCGAAATTTCCGCCACTAAATCGATTCCTAACCGGTTACGATCTTAAAAATGCAGTAAGCGAAGCGGATGATAGTTTCGACATTACGCGCGTGCTTTGTGGTGCAGAAGGGTCACTGGCATTCATTACTGAAGCGAAACTTAATCTGACCAAAATTCCTAAAGCTCGCACCTTAGTGAACGTTAAGTACAACAGTTTTGATTCCGCGTTGCGTAATGCGGCATTTATGGTGGAAGCTAATGCACTTTCGGTAGAGACCGTAGATTCAAAAGTATTAAACCTAGCTAAAGAAGATATCATTTGGCATACGGTTAGCGACCTGTTAGCCGATGTACCGGGCAAAGAAATGCTTGGTATCAATATGGTCGAGTTTGCAGGAGAAAACAGCGAAGAGATTGAACAGCAAGTTGCTTCGTTGACCGCGCGTTTAGATCAAATGTTAGCGAATGAAGAAGCGGGCATTATTGGCTATCAAGTTTGTAATGATCTCGCGAGTATCGGCAAAATCTACAACATGCGTAAAAAAGCGGTCGGTTTGCTCGGCGCAGCGAAAGGGCGAGCCAAGCCGGTTGCGTTTGCTGAAGATACTTGTGTTCCTCCTGAAAACCTCGCTGATTTTATTGCCGAATTTCGCCAATTGCTCGACGCGAAGCAGTTGAAGTATGGCATGTTTGGACATGTCGACGCCGGAGTGCTGCATGTTCGTCCAGCGCTCGATTTGTGCGATCCTCACCAAGAACGCATGATGCAAGAAATCTCCGATCAGGTGGTGAAGCTGGTGGCAAAATATGGCGGCCTGATGTGGGGTGAGCACGGTAAAGGCTTCCGTTCTGAATATGGCCCAGAGTTCTTTGGTGAAGAGTTATTTACCGAATTAAGACGGGTTAAGTCGGCGTTTGACCCGCACAATAAAATGAATCCGGGGAAAATTTGTACGCCGTTGGAAAGTGGCGATCAGCTGGTGAAAGTTAGCGATACCAAACGCGGATTTTATGACCGTCAGATTGCAGTTGAGGTCCGTGATAGCTTTAAACAAGCCATGGAGTGTAATGGTAACGGCTTGTGTTTTAACTACGATACAGCGTCTCCAATGTGCCCATCGATGAAAGTCACTGCTGACCGCAGACACTCGCCGAAAGGTCGAGCAGGGCTTGTGCGTGAGTGGTTACGTCAATTAACCGAGCAGGGTATTGATATTCTCGATCTTGAACAGCAGGCGCTGAAAACCGCGTCTGTTAAAACCATGCTGGATCGCGTGCGTAATAGCTTCAATAAAAAGCACGAATATGACTTTTCACACGAAGTTTATGAGGCAATGAATGGCTGTTTGGCTTGTAAAGCGTGTGCCAGCCAATGTCCTATAAAAGTCGATGTTCCGAGTTTCAGAGCTCGATTCTTAAATATCTATTACAGCCGCTATCAGCGCCCTTTCAAAGATTATTTGGTAGCAAACATTGAGAGTATGCTACCAAAGATGGCTTTGGCACCACAGTTGGTTAACGGTGTATTGAAGCAGAAATGGGTACAAGATTTAACCGCGGCGACTGTCGGTTATGTTGATGCGCCATTACTTTCAATACCAACGCTTGCAAAGCGAACTAAGCAGTTAAAGCCATTTGATATGCAGGCTCTGGCGGCAATGTCGCAAGAAGACAAAGCCAATCACGTATTGATCGTGCAAGATCCTTTTACTTCATATTACGATGCTGACGTGGTCGAAGATTTTATCAAGCTCTTGATAAAAATTGATAAAACGCCCGTGCTTTTACCATTTAAGCCCAACGGTAAAGCGCAGCATATTAAAGGCTTTTTAGCTCAGTTTGCCAAGAGTGCGACCACGACATCGGTGTTCTTGCAGCAAGTAGCGGATTTAGGAATCCCAATGGTGGGCGTTGACCCCGCTTTAGTGCTCTGTTACCGAGATGAGTACAATGAAATCCTTGGTGACAAGCGTGGTGAGTTTGACGTTCTGACTGTTCATGAATGGTTACTACCAAGGCTTAATGAGTTTTCTGCTCGAGAGACTGGTGGTGAACCTTGGTATTTGCTTGCTCACTGCACCGAGAAAACCAAATTGCCCAATGCAGAAAAAGAATGGGGCACCATCTTTACCCATTTTGGCGCTCAGCTAAATAGCGTTGCTGTTGGCTGTTGTGGTATGGCGGGAACTTTTGGCCATGAGGTGGACAAATTGCAAATATCGAAAGATGTTTACGCGCTTAGCTGGAAACCTCGTTTAGAAGAGTTACCTGCTGAGCGCTGCTTAGTCACTGGCTATTCATGTCGGAGCCAAGTAAAACGCTTCGAGCATGTAAAAACGAAACACCCACTGCAAGCGTTGTTAGAGGTGCTTTAA
- the artM gene encoding arginine ABC transporter permease ArtM: MKPDHLWQMFEGLLTSFQLTLASLLVGCTLSLLMTVILVMRTPILHWICRGIIIVFTGTPLLVQIFLVYYGPGQFDWIKESFAWHWLSQPWFCAMLALALNTAAYSTQLFKGAFNTIETGQWHACKALGMNKVASMKVLLPYALRRAIPAYSNEVILVFKGTSLASTITIMDLMGYAQRINAQTYDTLTVFGIAGLMYLTVNGVLTLLFRQLEKKALAFEAS; encoded by the coding sequence ATGAAACCAGATCATTTATGGCAAATGTTTGAAGGCTTGCTTACTAGCTTTCAACTGACTCTCGCATCTCTACTCGTTGGTTGTACACTATCGTTGCTCATGACTGTAATTTTGGTAATGCGCACACCGATTCTACATTGGATTTGTCGTGGCATTATTATCGTGTTTACTGGCACGCCACTGTTGGTGCAAATTTTCTTGGTCTACTATGGTCCAGGGCAATTTGACTGGATTAAAGAGAGCTTTGCTTGGCATTGGCTAAGTCAACCGTGGTTTTGCGCTATGCTTGCTCTGGCTCTAAATACGGCAGCTTACAGCACACAACTGTTTAAAGGTGCGTTTAATACCATTGAGACTGGGCAATGGCACGCATGTAAAGCGCTTGGCATGAATAAAGTAGCGAGCATGAAAGTACTACTTCCTTACGCGTTACGCCGTGCCATTCCTGCGTATTCTAACGAAGTGATTTTAGTCTTCAAAGGCACCTCACTGGCAAGTACCATCACTATCATGGATTTAATGGGATATGCTCAGCGTATCAACGCACAAACCTACGATACGCTTACGGTATTTGGTATCGCGGGCCTAATGTACCTCACTGTGAATGGTGTGCTGACATTACTGTTTCGTCAGCTCGAGAAAAAAGCATTGGCGTTCGAAGCTTCATAA
- a CDS encoding fumarylacetoacetate hydrolase family protein translates to MKLATLKNKSRDGMLVVVSSDLTHCVAVPNIAMTLQQALDNWAHCEPLLAEIYQALNQGEIEGMEFVAKQCESPLPRAFHWADGSAYVNHVELVRRARGAEVPESFWHDPLMYQGGSDTFIGPCDDIRFTSQEWGIDFEAEVAVITDDVPMGCSLEQAQNSIRLLMLVNDVSLRNLIPAELAKGFGFYQSKPSSAFSPVAITPDELGDAWYKSKVHLPLHSTYNRASFGLPNAGQDMTFSFADLIVHASKTRNLAAGTIIGSGTVSNKQGTEYGSAVTEGGVGYSCIAEIRMIETIRDGAPTTQFMQFGDTIKIEMLDGLGNSLFGAIEQTVVEAK, encoded by the coding sequence ATGAAGCTTGCAACGCTCAAAAATAAATCAAGAGATGGCATGCTGGTGGTGGTCAGTAGCGATCTAACCCATTGTGTTGCCGTTCCCAACATCGCCATGACGCTACAGCAAGCGTTGGATAACTGGGCGCACTGTGAACCGCTGCTTGCCGAGATATATCAGGCACTCAATCAGGGTGAAATTGAAGGGATGGAGTTTGTAGCCAAACAGTGTGAATCGCCGTTACCGAGAGCATTTCATTGGGCCGATGGCAGTGCGTACGTAAACCATGTGGAGTTGGTGCGCCGAGCAAGGGGAGCAGAAGTGCCAGAGAGCTTTTGGCATGATCCTTTGATGTATCAAGGCGGCTCCGATACGTTTATCGGCCCTTGTGACGACATTCGATTTACCAGTCAAGAGTGGGGCATTGATTTTGAAGCGGAAGTGGCAGTAATTACCGATGATGTGCCGATGGGCTGCTCCCTAGAACAGGCGCAGAATAGTATTCGCTTGCTGATGTTGGTTAACGATGTCTCACTGCGCAATTTGATTCCCGCAGAACTGGCGAAAGGATTTGGTTTTTATCAATCAAAGCCTTCTTCGGCTTTTTCACCGGTTGCGATTACGCCAGATGAACTGGGGGATGCATGGTATAAGAGTAAGGTGCATTTGCCCCTCCATAGCACTTACAACCGAGCATCGTTTGGCTTGCCCAATGCAGGGCAAGACATGACGTTTAGTTTTGCGGATTTGATTGTTCATGCAAGCAAAACCCGTAACTTGGCGGCGGGTACGATTATTGGTTCAGGAACGGTGTCCAATAAGCAGGGCACTGAATACGGTTCGGCAGTCACGGAAGGGGGCGTCGGCTATTCCTGCATTGCTGAAATTCGCATGATTGAAACGATCAGAGACGGCGCACCAACGACACAGTTTATGCAGTTTGGTGACACGATAAAAATAGAAATGTTGGATGGACTAGGCAACAGCTTATTTGGCGCAATTGAACAAACGGTGGTGGAGGCAAAATGA
- a CDS encoding DUF2786 domain-containing protein has protein sequence MDKQKALKKIAKCLELGNSANVNEAANAIKMAHRLMLKYGLDKDDIEFIKMGKTQSTHLLPSNIGSTILRVIRGINTRFGVEAVLLNHKGLKRLEFIGEADRAIFAAFAFDIVYRELNEHTGKFRNSFAGSGTSSMEVNRRVNSFVSGWVEGALEKLPVISPDEESANKIEDYIDKEFKNIDRETFKQQLREAMKNLTDDYEVGLKKGRTLSVSRPINGAQAPKLLR, from the coding sequence ATGGATAAACAAAAAGCCCTTAAAAAGATTGCTAAGTGTCTAGAACTTGGTAACTCAGCCAACGTTAACGAAGCAGCGAATGCGATTAAAATGGCGCATCGTCTCATGCTCAAATACGGCTTGGATAAGGACGACATTGAGTTTATCAAAATGGGCAAAACACAATCGACCCATTTGTTGCCATCAAACATCGGCTCAACCATATTGCGCGTAATTCGTGGGATCAACACCCGTTTCGGTGTAGAAGCAGTGCTGCTGAACCACAAAGGCTTAAAGCGCCTTGAATTTATTGGTGAAGCAGATCGTGCCATCTTTGCAGCTTTCGCATTTGATATTGTCTATCGCGAACTGAACGAACACACCGGGAAATTCCGCAACAGTTTCGCTGGTTCTGGTACGTCGTCGATGGAAGTTAACCGCCGCGTTAACTCATTTGTATCTGGTTGGGTTGAAGGTGCGCTGGAAAAATTACCGGTCATTTCACCAGATGAAGAGTCTGCCAATAAGATTGAAGATTACATCGATAAAGAGTTTAAAAATATCGACCGTGAAACATTCAAACAACAACTGCGTGAGGCAATGAAAAACCTCACTGACGATTACGAAGTTGGACTTAAAAAAGGCCGCACACTGTCGGTAAGTCGTCCAATCAACGGTGCGCAAGCACCAAAACTGCTCCGCTAA
- a CDS encoding OmpA family protein translates to MTIALSGCQATQRQNATTGEYETNSTTSGAIIGAIAGVAVGLATGDNADERRKNALIGAAGGAAIGGGAGYYFDQQEAALRKSLLDSGVQVQRVGENQLVLRMENGIGFQSSSYQLDASIHRTLQGVARILVEYPDTSLVIEGYTDSTGNDAMNQTLSERRAESVRNYLVQQGVAPGRAISRGYGERFPLCTNDTTAGRACNRRVEIKILPLK, encoded by the coding sequence ATGACTATCGCTCTATCTGGCTGTCAGGCTACTCAACGTCAAAACGCAACTACTGGTGAGTACGAAACTAACTCAACAACTTCTGGCGCTATCATTGGTGCAATCGCAGGTGTTGCCGTTGGTCTTGCTACAGGTGACAACGCAGACGAGCGTCGCAAAAATGCATTGATTGGTGCAGCAGGCGGTGCAGCGATTGGTGGTGGCGCAGGTTACTACTTCGACCAACAAGAAGCGGCTCTACGTAAATCTCTACTTGATTCAGGTGTTCAAGTTCAACGCGTTGGTGAAAACCAACTCGTGCTTCGCATGGAAAACGGTATCGGTTTCCAATCAAGTTCATACCAACTAGACGCAAGTATTCACCGCACACTGCAAGGCGTAGCGCGTATTTTGGTTGAATACCCAGACACAAGCCTAGTAATCGAAGGTTACACCGATAGCACCGGTAACGATGCAATGAACCAAACTCTATCAGAGCGCCGCGCTGAATCAGTACGTAACTACCTAGTTCAACAAGGCGTTGCACCAGGTCGTGCAATCTCTCGTGGCTATGGTGAACGTTTCCCACTATGCACTAACGACACAACTGCTGGTCGTGCATGTAACCGCCGCGTAGAAATTAAGATTTTGCCTCTAAAATAA
- a CDS encoding methyltransferase family protein, protein MAVLERKVPPVALFILFIIASAFCKNWFANFAFDFPFPAIVVSLMVILSGYIGCAGVLEFRKAKTTVNPIKVDTASTVVESGIFAYTRNPMYLALLILLFAYGYWQQNIISLVLPFGFIVYMNRFQIQPEEQALGKLFGEQYISYKSRVRRWI, encoded by the coding sequence ATGGCGGTATTGGAAAGGAAAGTCCCACCTGTAGCGTTGTTTATTTTGTTTATCATTGCTTCAGCGTTTTGCAAAAATTGGTTTGCAAATTTTGCGTTTGATTTTCCCTTTCCCGCCATCGTTGTTAGCCTGATGGTTATACTCTCAGGCTATATCGGCTGTGCTGGCGTACTGGAATTTCGCAAGGCAAAGACCACGGTCAATCCCATTAAGGTTGATACAGCAAGCACTGTTGTGGAGAGTGGCATATTTGCTTATACGCGCAATCCAATGTATTTGGCGTTATTGATTCTGTTGTTTGCTTACGGCTATTGGCAACAGAATATCATTAGCCTTGTTTTACCATTTGGGTTTATTGTTTATATGAATCGTTTTCAGATTCAGCCTGAAGAACAAGCGCTAGGCAAATTATTTGGTGAGCAATATATCAGTTATAAAAGCCGTGTTAGACGTTGGATTTAG
- the hppD gene encoding 4-hydroxyphenylpyruvate dioxygenase — protein sequence MDEHLNPLGTDGFEFVEYTAVDETGINALKHLFASLGFAEVAKHRSKQAWLYQQGDVSFVINAEPHSQAEAFARKHGPSVCGMAFRVKDSAQAMQHALANGGVKYVTEIGPMELSIPAIYGIGDSLIYFVDRYGKQSIYDVDFCFYDDADKRRQEQSVGLLEIDHLTHNVKQGHMDMWSGFYERLGNFREIRYFDIEGKLTGLVSRAMTAPCGKIRIPINESSDDKSQIEEFIRKYNGEGIQHIALSTDDIYHTVQTLRDRGMDFMPTPDTYYEKVHQRVSGHNEDPKLLKQLRILIDGAPLKDGILLQIFTQTVIGPVFFEIIQRKGNEGFGEGNFKALFESIEEDQIRRGVLKDA from the coding sequence ATGGATGAACATTTAAACCCACTTGGTACGGACGGATTTGAATTCGTAGAATACACCGCCGTCGATGAAACGGGCATTAACGCTCTCAAGCACTTATTCGCATCCTTAGGCTTTGCCGAAGTTGCAAAACATCGCTCAAAACAAGCTTGGTTATACCAGCAAGGCGATGTGAGTTTTGTGATCAACGCAGAGCCTCATAGCCAAGCCGAAGCATTCGCTCGCAAGCATGGACCATCGGTATGCGGCATGGCATTTCGTGTGAAAGACAGCGCTCAAGCGATGCAACATGCGTTGGCAAACGGCGGGGTGAAATACGTGACTGAAATCGGGCCGATGGAGTTGTCGATACCGGCCATTTACGGTATTGGCGATAGCCTCATTTACTTTGTGGATCGTTATGGTAAGCAAAGTATTTACGATGTGGATTTTTGTTTTTATGACGATGCAGACAAGCGTCGGCAGGAGCAATCGGTAGGGCTACTCGAGATTGATCATCTCACTCATAATGTGAAACAAGGGCATATGGATATGTGGTCTGGGTTTTATGAGCGCCTTGGTAACTTTCGCGAGATCCGTTACTTCGATATCGAGGGCAAATTAACTGGATTAGTTAGCCGAGCGATGACAGCGCCTTGTGGCAAAATTCGCATTCCGATCAATGAGTCTTCGGATGACAAATCGCAAATCGAAGAGTTTATACGCAAGTACAACGGGGAGGGGATTCAACATATTGCGCTGAGCACCGATGATATTTATCACACCGTGCAAACACTGCGTGATAGAGGGATGGATTTTATGCCAACCCCCGATACCTATTATGAAAAAGTACATCAACGGGTGAGTGGGCACAATGAAGACCCCAAGTTGTTAAAACAACTGCGTATTTTGATTGATGGTGCGCCACTTAAAGATGGCATTTTATTGCAAATCTTTACTCAAACGGTGATTGGTCCGGTGTTCTTTGAAATCATTCAGCGTAAAGGCAATGAAGGCTTTGGCGAAGGTAATTTTAAAGCGCTGTTTGAATCGATCGAAGAAGATCAAATTAGGCGTGGGGTACTGAAAGATGCGTAA
- a CDS encoding homogentisate 1,2-dioxygenase, with protein MRKRITYPHREGSCSKQAHADFPTQGIYEREAGRSGFFGPASHFHHRHAPTGWSEWQGELKPRAFNLNYVQGADALSPWQVPNLLENSQCKVRVWQLSKDMEHLVRNADGDDLLFIHQGSGELFCDYGHMSINEGDYVVIPRSTNWRIEVSQPLFFLMIENSDGSFGLPDKGMVGQHAVFDPAVLDVPAIDALFQAQYSETTTQVQVKRHGDISTITYPFNPLDAIGWHGDLSVVRVNWRDIRPLMSHRYHLPPSAHTTFVADGFVVCTFVPRPIESDPGALKVPFYHNNDDYDEVLFYHQGDFFSRDNIEAGMVTFHPAGFTHGPHPKAFAAGMQHQKKFTDEVAVMIDCRRALAFSKHAQQVEVEEYVYSWREKK; from the coding sequence ATGCGTAAACGCATAACGTATCCGCACCGTGAAGGCAGTTGCTCGAAGCAGGCACATGCGGATTTTCCAACGCAGGGAATTTACGAGCGAGAAGCGGGTCGATCGGGATTTTTCGGACCTGCCAGCCACTTTCACCATCGTCATGCGCCCACGGGATGGAGTGAGTGGCAAGGTGAGCTCAAACCGAGAGCGTTTAATTTGAATTACGTTCAAGGTGCAGATGCGCTTTCTCCTTGGCAAGTGCCGAACTTGCTTGAAAATAGTCAGTGCAAGGTTCGAGTGTGGCAATTGAGCAAAGATATGGAACATTTGGTGCGGAATGCCGACGGTGACGATTTGCTGTTTATTCATCAAGGCAGCGGTGAATTGTTTTGTGATTATGGTCATATGAGCATTAATGAGGGTGACTATGTGGTGATCCCTCGTTCAACCAACTGGCGCATAGAAGTGAGCCAACCACTGTTTTTTCTGATGATTGAAAATAGCGATGGTTCATTTGGTTTACCTGATAAAGGTATGGTCGGGCAACATGCGGTATTTGACCCGGCGGTGTTAGATGTACCTGCAATTGATGCTCTGTTCCAAGCGCAATATAGCGAAACCACTACTCAGGTGCAGGTTAAACGCCATGGGGATATCAGCACGATTACCTATCCATTTAATCCTTTAGATGCAATTGGTTGGCATGGCGATCTGTCAGTGGTACGTGTCAATTGGCGTGATATTCGACCATTGATGTCCCACCGTTATCATCTGCCACCGTCAGCGCATACCACGTTTGTGGCCGATGGTTTTGTCGTGTGTACTTTTGTACCAAGGCCGATAGAAAGCGACCCTGGCGCATTAAAAGTGCCGTTCTACCATAACAATGATGACTATGATGAAGTGCTGTTCTATCACCAAGGTGACTTCTTTAGCCGTGACAATATCGAAGCCGGTATGGTGACTTTCCATCCCGCCGGATTTACTCATGGTCCACACCCCAAAGCGTTTGCTGCTGGCATGCAGCATCAAAAGAAATTTACCGATGAAGTTGCGGTGATGATTGACTGTCGCCGTGCATTAGCGTTTTCAAAACACGCACAGCAAGTCGAAGTTGAAGAGTACGTCTACAGTTGGCGAGAAAAGAAGTGA
- a CDS encoding DUF3334 family protein: MKKNKIVTTEDILLKLCQSVSGVLSSATDSHVSYSAMVQKINKTSLKPDFGCFVLFDGGFSGLVVINFTAKAALEIYTKYMQHMGIPAEELAIAHTSDEVGDVLGELMNQLVGDFTNKIRKELQTHITQNQPKMLSLNKQVILSVDTNLDRPQARRVTFSTENHNIFYLELAMDKTEFIQLEDFDADEDENPDDILERTQQQMREKEAGAKPTTNSDADDLLSELGL; encoded by the coding sequence ATGAAAAAGAATAAAATCGTCACAACAGAAGATATTCTACTTAAACTTTGTCAGTCGGTGTCTGGTGTACTGAGTTCTGCCACTGACTCCCACGTGTCCTACTCTGCAATGGTGCAGAAAATCAATAAAACCAGCCTTAAACCCGACTTTGGTTGCTTCGTCTTATTTGACGGAGGCTTTTCCGGCCTGGTTGTGATCAACTTTACCGCTAAAGCCGCATTAGAGATCTATACGAAATATATGCAGCATATGGGCATCCCTGCTGAAGAATTGGCGATTGCACATACCTCTGATGAGGTCGGTGACGTTTTGGGCGAACTTATGAATCAACTCGTTGGGGATTTCACCAACAAGATTCGCAAAGAGCTGCAAACCCATATTACTCAGAACCAACCGAAGATGTTGTCCTTAAACAAGCAGGTGATCCTCTCTGTCGATACCAATCTTGATCGACCTCAAGCGCGCCGCGTGACCTTCTCAACAGAAAATCACAACATTTTCTATTTGGAGTTAGCGATGGATAAAACCGAATTCATCCAACTTGAAGATTTTGATGCGGATGAAGATGAAAACCCAGATGACATCTTAGAAAGAACGCAGCAACAAATGCGAGAAAAAGAGGCGGGTGCTAAGCCTACCACCAACAGTGATGCCGATGATCTACTGAGCGAACTCGGCCTATAA